From the genome of Labrus mixtus chromosome 17, fLabMix1.1, whole genome shotgun sequence:
TGGACATTCATTCTTTTGGACCTTTGAGACAGGATGTTTCAGAAATGACTCCAGTCAAAGCTCCATTACTACATTTTTTGGGGCCTTCAGCTGTCAACTCACAGTGTAAACCCAAAGGTTATTCCTGggtctgtttgtgtattgtcACAATGATCTTTTAGAATTTGACattgtttcaaactttttggAGGCTTAAGTTTggaggtaaaataaaatgcatttattctatttatgttatttatttttaaacatttgaaaaggtgAGGCAGAAAAGGTGATTGCAATAAGTTTAGTCTTCAAATAATGTGGGGAAAATACAGTGGTTATAGGTTATATggcacattttctgttttatacgCAAATTGAGAAGGACATGTAGAAATGGAACAATATGtgatgaagaaataaaagagtAGCATTAACGTTGCAACATTATTTGATTTGACAAAGTAAGAATAACAAgtgcctttctttctttctttcttacctTGTACCATAGAGAGAAGGCCGTTGTCATGGCGACACTTCCGTCAACAGAAGCGTGTTGCTAAGTCCGTTGCCACAGAAGGAGATTCCGTCTTGTGATGATTTTTAGTGCATGTTGTGCATGAACAGTTTTTGTCATTATTAATTCGTTTTGGTGCTAAAATGACAGAACAAACAGCCACCGGGGAACATAAAGTTGGGAGTTGTATGTTGCACAACTGGGCGGAGGAGGTGAGTGAAGTTAGCTTAATGCTAACTGGCAACGTCACCCTGGTCTGTTTGGCGAACAAAAACAAGCAGTAACTAAAACGTGAAGATGTAATGTAGACTCTACATTGTAGAGTATATTGTTAGTGAAACCGAATCGAAGTAACACTGTACCTTTTCGTAAAACTGAATTGGAATTGCTTTTATTACTGGTATGtggtgtcatgttgtgttttgtgacccaacagaaaccagaactAGAATCGTGTTTACACATGTTAGTCAAGTGGACTCTTAATGTTATATAgtaacatttcaaatgtgttaaaaaagtctaaatgtATTAGTGACACAGCAGTAGCCTATTTGGAAAGATGATGATAAACTCTAAAGCCACTCTTATCCTTATCTTTATCTCAACATTTTTGCTGAGGAATGGTCACATCCTGTCAAATATAATCCAAAAACAAAGACGCATCAagacatttgtggatcttttttatatgcaaagtaaaataagaaaagataaaTCAAGTAGCCTACATGAAAGACTTTTCTCTGATAAATCAAAACAAGACACAGTCTTATACATTACAGGCTTTGTTATGGTAGTTTTCCCCTGATGGCTTTGGAGAgcagatgtgtgttttcatgttgatcCTAAATGTTTCTGTATCCAGAGGGCTGTCGCTGCCCTTGACCAGGCGGAGAACAGGTTCCAGATCCGAAGACAAGGTCACAAAGGGATTCTCACGTTGGACCAGGACACTAAAATGGAGACTGTgaccacacacagaacagacttcCTCCCTCCGAAGGGCCCAGGGGTGCGGGAGAGGGGTGTGTATCTTTATCTTTCACTGCCagaatgtttctctctcataCTTTTTGTAGCTTAAAACAGACTAGATATCTATTTCAAAAGAATTAAAAAGGATTGTATTCAAAAGTGAGTTCCTTAAAGGATATTTGATGATAGATGCTTTGACCTTTTTTAGttaatttctgattttttttttttttttatggtagtTTTCCATATGTGCTAagttaatttctttcttttattcccAATGTTCAGGCATCAGGAGTGAGCTTCTGGAAAAACATATCGCCCTGATGATAAGGTAAATCAACTATGAAACCAGTTTTTTTGATGCCGGATAAATTATTGCTGGAAGCGGTTTGTTTATGGAAGCGGAGAACACCTCCTGACCATGCCGAGAGGGAAACATGTCGGAGGAAAGTGATGTAATATTTACACGTCTGGGTTTGTTTTACTGTTCAATCACAGCTGTAATACCTTTTAAATCACACTTTATGATGTTATTTTACATGGAGGCCAGTCATCCTAATGGGGTTTATGGAGTCTATCCCCACAGATGTGGTTATTAACGTCCCCGCATGAGTTAACTGCTCATAAAGAACACAAAGCATCATGTCTTCGATGAAAGTGGCTGAAGCAGCAGTAGACGCTGTCTCATCACTCGGTCTTGAACCATACACTGGATTTCCTGAACTTTATAAGAACACACCAATGCTACTTGAATCATACCAGGTTACAATCATCTCAAACTGACTGGTCGGTTAGGAACAGGTTAGGAGTAAATACCCCATCTCAAGAGTAAATCAAACATTCAAGGATTATGCATTTCTTACATCATCAGCCTTTTTCACCCACACAGTTGTTTGCACTGATTAGACTCTTTTCTCAGGACTGTGTGGGCATGAACAGACGGTATCTGCTTTACTCTTCTGGCATGTTCTTACACCTGTAAAGGCTACTTCACTGACACCTTCAGCACCTCTGTGGATACATTAGGGCATTGGTTTTCACTTCTGTGTTTCAAAGCTGCCTGATAAGCAGAACATCCGATCAGATGAACAGATTTCTAGACTCgctcaaatgttctttttttgtgtctttgcctAACATTAACTTcaactcatcagttttgacTTTCAGATTAACTCTGACGAAATACAATCAAAAACTATTTCCCAATGTACTGTGTAACAGGTTGAGATAAGATGCAGCATTATGACAGAGTGTATCATAGGTGCACTTTGTTTTCACAGGGAAAAGATTCAAGCTGAACAGAACTCACCCCCGGCAGAAAGTGACTTCTGCTCCACCACTCAGAGGGACTTCTGTGTGGAGGGGTTTGTGCCCCTCACACCTGAACTAACACAAGTaagacacgtgtgtgtgtgtgtgtgtgtgtgtgtgagttcatcAACAGAGTCCTGATCAAATCTTCTTTAATTGATGAATATAACAGCTAGGAGATGATAAATCATAATATAAGGCTCCATTTTTTCAAAGGATGGAAGTTTGCTTATTTCGTAATAGATGTAGAGTATCTGTCTTAGCTCCTGCAAATTATTATGAATCTAACCAGGAAAAAGAATCACTTTATTCAATCATCTTTACATCAGACAGTATGTTAATGCACCTGAAGA
Proteins encoded in this window:
- the spag8 gene encoding sperm associated antigen 8 codes for the protein MTEQTATGEHKVGSCMLHNWAEERAVAALDQAENRFQIRRQGHKGILTLDQDTKMETVTTHRTDFLPPKGPGVRERGIRSELLEKHIALMIREKIQAEQNSPPAESDFCSTTQRDFCVEGFVPLTPELTQAHDYKSDAGVTFWSENRHHIHGVTAVQTLEAPFRKSAKFSTPISERLDEPELPPDN